The Amycolatopsis sp. DG1A-15b genome window below encodes:
- a CDS encoding ABC transporter ATP-binding protein has protein sequence MTLHTENLELGYGPLRVVQDLSVRIPPGKVTMIVGTNACGKSTLLRGLARLLTPTKGAVYLDGKGITTWRSKDVATVLGLLPQSPTAPEGITVADLVGRGRYPHQGVFRRWSAEDDEAVARALLATDTVELAARPVDELSGGQRQRVWIAMALAQRTPLLLLDEPTTFLDIAHQVEVLDLLSDLNAEDGRTIVIVLHDLNLAARYGDHLIAMKDGRIAAEGAPADILTAELVADVFGMPCRVIEDPVSATPLVVPIGRRRATPREEGTPDAS, from the coding sequence GTGACACTGCACACCGAGAACCTCGAACTCGGCTACGGGCCGCTGCGGGTGGTCCAGGACCTGTCGGTCCGGATCCCGCCCGGCAAGGTCACCATGATCGTCGGGACCAACGCCTGCGGGAAGTCGACGCTCCTGCGCGGCCTCGCGCGGCTGCTGACTCCCACGAAAGGTGCCGTCTACCTCGACGGCAAGGGCATCACGACGTGGCGCAGCAAGGACGTGGCGACCGTGCTCGGCCTGCTCCCGCAGTCGCCGACCGCGCCGGAGGGCATCACCGTCGCCGACCTCGTCGGCCGTGGGCGCTACCCGCACCAGGGCGTTTTCCGCCGCTGGAGCGCCGAAGACGACGAAGCCGTGGCGCGCGCCCTGCTCGCGACCGACACCGTCGAGCTGGCCGCCCGTCCGGTCGACGAGCTGTCCGGCGGGCAGCGCCAGCGCGTCTGGATCGCCATGGCGCTGGCGCAGCGGACGCCGTTGCTGCTGCTCGACGAGCCCACGACGTTCCTCGACATCGCCCACCAGGTCGAGGTGCTCGACCTGCTGTCCGACCTGAACGCCGAGGACGGCCGGACAATCGTGATCGTCCTGCACGACCTCAACCTGGCCGCCCGCTACGGCGACCACCTGATCGCCATGAAGGACGGCCGGATCGCCGCCGAGGGCGCGCCTGCCGACATCCTCACCGCCGAGCTCGTCGCCGACGTCTTCGGCATGCCCTGCCGGGTCATCGAAGACCCGGTCTCCGCCACGCCCCTGGTCGTCCCGATCGGCCGGCGGCGGGCCACACCCCGAGAAGAAGGAACCCCCGATGCGTCCTAA
- a CDS encoding Lrp/AsnC family transcriptional regulator yields the protein MPETIDEIDARLLEALGEDPRATAVALAERLGLSRNTVQARLARLEQRGVLRSFERRIDPARLGYPLRAFVNAMVDQRRLAEIADALAAIPEVTEVCGLTGASDLMVQVVAVDADDLYRIAGHILASPGVERTNISLVMRELVPYRLAPLLERVHSAQPET from the coding sequence GTGCCGGAAACCATCGACGAGATCGACGCGCGCCTGCTGGAAGCGCTCGGAGAAGACCCCCGGGCCACGGCGGTCGCGCTGGCCGAGCGGCTGGGCCTGTCCCGCAACACGGTGCAGGCCCGGCTCGCGCGGCTGGAACAGCGTGGCGTCCTCCGGTCGTTCGAACGCCGCATCGATCCGGCGCGCCTGGGCTACCCGCTGCGGGCGTTCGTCAACGCGATGGTCGACCAGCGGCGCCTGGCCGAGATCGCCGATGCCCTCGCCGCGATCCCCGAGGTCACCGAGGTGTGCGGGCTGACCGGGGCGAGCGACCTGATGGTGCAGGTGGTCGCCGTCGACGCCGACGACCTCTACCGGATCGCCGGGCACATCCTCGCCTCGCCGGGGGTGGAGCGGACGAACATCTCCCTCGTCATGCGTGAGCTCGTCCCGTACCGCCTGGCGCCCCTGCTGGAGCGCGTGCATTCTGCGCAGCCGGAGACCTGA
- a CDS encoding pyruvate dehydrogenase yields MTQAPVTAPALTAIEQRVLWLATAIVHQANRVRPNPSGLKVGGHQASCASLVSIMTSLWFRHLRPEDRVSVKPHASPVLHAINYLLGELDEAYLPTLREFGGLQSYPSRAKDPDPVDYSTGSVGIGATAPIWGALARRYLTTRGSAAGTGRQYSLVGDAELDEGAIWEAILDPGVAELGEIVWIVDLNRQSLDRVVPNIAAGRLQGMFDAAGWQVLTLKYGRLLEELFTRPGGTELRARIDAMPNPEYQRLLRCDAAQVRDRLPAGDDALAALVASLDDETLLAAIRNLGGHDLGSLDEVFASIADDRPTVIFCYTVKGRGLPTQGHPQNHSSLLTVAQMEELASSLGTDLSSPWERFADGSAEAALCAEVASRLRRPDVPSPPSLDLPVDIGRTPSGTATTQAALGRVLLDLTREAPEAAKRVVTVSPDVSSTTNLGGWVNKVGVWSATERRDWFEDDPETIMHWREKPTGQHVELGIAETNLVGLLGELGATWSRWGEPLLPIGVMYDPFVERALEPWSFGIYAGGQSILIGTPSGVTLAPEGGAHQSITTPSIGIEQPGCVSYEPAFAIDTEWTLLAALSRLGKPGGTSSYFRLSTRPVDQTLAAVPTDPAARERRRRQVVAGAYLLRRAASPAVTLAAMGALVPDTLAAAERLAQVGVEADVVCVTSPGLLFEALQARSGRGSAESWILDQVFPASRAKPLVTVLDGHPHTLAFLAGINRVPSVALGVTGFGQSGSLEEVYRHHGIDTDAIIRAALDAVS; encoded by the coding sequence ATGACTCAGGCCCCTGTGACCGCCCCGGCGCTCACCGCGATCGAGCAGCGGGTGCTGTGGCTCGCCACCGCGATCGTGCACCAGGCCAACCGCGTCCGCCCCAACCCGTCCGGGCTCAAGGTCGGCGGCCACCAGGCGTCGTGCGCGTCGCTGGTCTCGATCATGACGTCGCTGTGGTTCCGGCACCTGCGTCCCGAGGACCGCGTCTCGGTGAAGCCGCACGCGTCCCCGGTGCTCCACGCGATCAACTACCTCCTCGGCGAGCTGGACGAGGCCTACCTGCCGACGCTGCGCGAGTTCGGCGGTCTGCAGAGCTACCCGAGCCGCGCCAAGGACCCCGACCCGGTGGACTACTCGACCGGCTCGGTCGGCATCGGCGCGACCGCCCCGATCTGGGGCGCGCTGGCCCGCCGCTACCTGACGACCCGGGGTTCGGCGGCGGGGACCGGCCGCCAGTACTCGCTGGTCGGCGACGCCGAGCTGGACGAAGGCGCGATCTGGGAGGCCATTCTCGACCCGGGCGTCGCCGAACTGGGCGAGATCGTCTGGATCGTCGACCTCAACCGCCAGTCCCTCGACCGGGTCGTCCCGAACATCGCGGCCGGGCGGCTGCAGGGCATGTTCGACGCGGCCGGCTGGCAGGTGCTGACGCTGAAGTACGGGCGGCTGCTGGAGGAGCTGTTCACCCGGCCCGGCGGCACCGAGCTGCGCGCCCGCATCGACGCGATGCCGAACCCCGAGTACCAGCGGCTCCTGCGCTGCGACGCCGCGCAGGTGCGCGACCGGCTGCCCGCGGGCGACGACGCGCTGGCCGCGCTGGTGGCGTCGCTGGACGACGAGACGCTGCTGGCCGCGATCCGCAACCTCGGCGGGCACGACCTCGGCTCGCTCGACGAGGTCTTCGCGTCCATTGCGGACGATCGGCCGACGGTGATCTTCTGCTACACCGTCAAGGGACGCGGTCTTCCCACGCAGGGGCACCCGCAGAACCACTCGTCGCTGCTGACCGTGGCGCAGATGGAAGAGCTGGCTTCGTCTCTGGGAACGGACCTCTCGTCGCCGTGGGAGCGCTTCGCTGACGGGTCCGCCGAAGCCGCGTTGTGCGCTGAAGTCGCTTCGCGCCTTCGCCGTCCGGACGTTCCTTCGCCGCCTTCGCTGGACCTGCCGGTCGACATCGGGCGGACGCCGTCCGGCACCGCGACGACGCAGGCCGCGCTGGGCCGCGTGCTGCTCGACCTGACGCGCGAAGCGCCCGAAGCAGCGAAGCGGGTGGTGACGGTCAGCCCCGACGTCAGCTCGACGACCAACCTCGGCGGCTGGGTCAACAAGGTCGGCGTCTGGTCGGCCACCGAGCGCCGTGACTGGTTCGAGGACGACCCCGAGACGATCATGCACTGGCGGGAGAAGCCGACCGGTCAGCACGTCGAGCTGGGGATCGCCGAGACGAACCTGGTCGGCCTGCTGGGCGAGCTGGGCGCGACCTGGAGCCGCTGGGGCGAGCCGCTGCTGCCCATCGGCGTCATGTACGACCCGTTCGTCGAACGGGCGCTGGAACCGTGGTCGTTCGGCATCTACGCGGGCGGGCAGTCGATCCTGATCGGGACGCCGTCGGGGGTCACGCTCGCGCCGGAAGGCGGCGCGCACCAGTCGATCACCACGCCGTCGATCGGGATCGAGCAGCCCGGCTGCGTCAGCTACGAACCGGCGTTCGCGATCGACACCGAGTGGACCCTGCTGGCCGCGCTCAGCCGGCTCGGCAAGCCGGGCGGGACGTCGTCGTACTTCCGGCTCTCGACGCGTCCGGTCGACCAGACGCTCGCCGCGGTGCCCACGGATCCGGCCGCCCGCGAACGCCGTCGCCGCCAGGTCGTGGCGGGGGCGTACCTGCTGCGGCGCGCGGCTTCACCGGCCGTCACGCTGGCGGCGATGGGGGCGCTGGTGCCGGACACCCTGGCGGCGGCCGAGCGGCTGGCCCAGGTCGGCGTCGAGGCCGACGTCGTGTGCGTGACCAGCCCGGGCCTGCTGTTCGAGGCGCTCCAAGCCCGGTCCGGCCGGGGGAGCGCCGAGTCGTGGATCCTCGACCAGGTCTTCCCGGCTTCGCGGGCGAAGCCGCTGGTCACCGTGCTCGACGGCCACCCGCACACGCTGGCGTTCCTGGCCGGGATCAACCGGGTGCCGTCGGTCGCACTCGGCGTCACCGGCTTCGGGCAGTCGGGGTCGCTCGAGGAGGTCTACCGCCACCACGGCATCGACACGGACGCGATCATCCGGGCCGCGCTCGACGCCGTCAGCTGA
- the rlmN gene encoding 23S rRNA (adenine(2503)-C(2))-methyltransferase RlmN has translation MTALPLVFDAPKRGLPPRHLADLSVSERAAAVAELGEKPFRAKQLSNHYFSRLTVDPEEMTDIPAASRSRLVADLMPTLLTEVRALAADDGATRKTLWRAHDGTLLESVLMRYPDRATLCISSQAGCGMACPFCATGQGGLDRNLSTAEIVDQVRSAAAVMRDGKMPGGPGRLSNIVFMGMGEPLANYRRVVNAVRRITEPAPSGLGIGQRSVTVSTVGLAPAIRKLADEKMQVRLAVSLHTPDDELRDTLVPVNERWSVDEVLSAARYYADTSGRRVSIEYALIRDINDQPWRAELLAKRLRKHLGQLVHVNVIPLNPTPGSKWDASPKPVEREFVRLVNAGGVACTVRDTRGQDIAAACGQLAAEG, from the coding sequence ATGACTGCCCTTCCCCTCGTCTTCGACGCGCCCAAGCGCGGCCTGCCGCCGCGCCACCTCGCCGACCTCTCGGTGTCCGAGCGTGCGGCCGCGGTCGCCGAGCTGGGGGAGAAACCGTTCCGCGCGAAGCAGCTGTCGAACCACTACTTCTCCCGCCTGACGGTGGACCCGGAGGAGATGACGGACATCCCCGCGGCGTCCCGGTCACGGCTGGTCGCGGACCTGATGCCGACGCTGCTGACCGAGGTCCGCGCGCTGGCGGCCGACGACGGCGCGACGCGCAAGACGCTGTGGCGAGCCCACGACGGCACGCTCCTGGAGAGCGTCCTGATGCGCTACCCGGACCGCGCGACGCTGTGCATCTCGAGCCAGGCGGGCTGCGGCATGGCGTGCCCGTTCTGCGCGACCGGCCAGGGCGGTCTGGACCGGAACCTGTCGACGGCGGAGATCGTCGACCAGGTCCGTTCGGCGGCGGCGGTCATGCGCGACGGCAAGATGCCGGGCGGCCCCGGGCGGCTGTCGAACATCGTCTTCATGGGCATGGGCGAACCTCTAGCGAACTATCGCAGAGTAGTCAATGCAGTACGGAGGATCACCGAGCCGGCTCCATCGGGCTTGGGGATCGGTCAGCGGTCGGTCACCGTCTCGACAGTGGGTCTGGCGCCGGCGATCCGGAAGCTGGCCGACGAGAAGATGCAGGTGCGGCTCGCTGTTTCGCTGCACACGCCGGACGACGAGCTGCGAGACACCTTAGTGCCGGTGAACGAGCGCTGGTCGGTCGATGAGGTGCTCTCTGCCGCCCGGTACTACGCCGATACCTCCGGGCGTCGGGTGTCGATCGAGTACGCGTTGATCCGGGACATCAACGATCAACCGTGGCGGGCCGAGCTGCTGGCGAAGCGGCTGCGCAAGCATCTGGGCCAGTTGGTGCATGTGAACGTAATCCCGTTGAACCCGACTCCAGGCAGCAAGTGGGACGCCAGCCCGAAGCCTGTGGAGCGCGAGTTCGTGCGCCTGGTGAACGCCGGTGGTGTGGCGTGCACGGTGCGGGACACCCGGGGCCAGGACATCGCTGCGGCGTGCGGCCAGTTGGCTGCTGAAGGCTGA